The Sporosarcina ureae genome includes a region encoding these proteins:
- a CDS encoding YqzM family protein, whose translation MNEFEHDVQSKRNDAIDSGIGFIVAFIGFSAIFVVATIIDIVAL comes from the coding sequence ATGAATGAATTTGAACATGATGTCCAATCCAAGCGTAATGATGCGATTGACAGCGGCATCGGCTTTATAGTAGCGTTTATCGGTTTTTCTGCAATTTTTGTTGTTGCTACGATCATCGATATCGTCGCTCTCTAA
- the holA gene encoding DNA polymerase III subunit delta, with translation MVTKIWSQIEKGDVQPVYLLTGTEQHLLDETIKKLIKAVPGMTASEVNRFDLEEIPIQAVLEVADELPFLVDHKLIVAKNCSFLKATDQSKEKQNHQLELLEKWLENPSPTATVVFVAPYEKLDARKKITKKIKKHAVVVEAVALQGQDISTWIMQQGQDKGIEFDKKTAEFLMEMSGTDLLTLATEVDKLAGYLAFNGVVDIDMIEQLVARTPEVDVFRLTDSFVNNKRAESIAVYHDLLRNGEEPIMLASLIASQVRLMIHVTNLRKKGYQQQQIATTLRIHPYRVKLMMQRRLPPLQVLLKALDDLATIDLQLKTTSGNRQRKLELFLMNGL, from the coding sequence ATGGTTACAAAAATTTGGAGTCAAATTGAAAAAGGTGATGTCCAGCCCGTTTATTTACTGACAGGCACGGAGCAACACTTACTAGACGAAACAATTAAGAAATTAATCAAAGCAGTCCCAGGGATGACAGCATCTGAAGTGAATCGTTTTGATTTAGAAGAGATTCCAATCCAAGCTGTGCTTGAAGTGGCGGATGAACTTCCATTTTTAGTGGACCATAAATTGATTGTCGCAAAAAACTGTTCATTCTTGAAAGCGACCGATCAATCGAAAGAAAAACAGAATCATCAACTAGAACTGTTGGAAAAGTGGTTGGAGAATCCATCTCCTACTGCAACCGTAGTATTTGTAGCACCTTATGAAAAATTAGATGCACGTAAGAAAATTACGAAAAAAATAAAGAAGCATGCAGTAGTTGTAGAAGCTGTTGCTTTGCAAGGGCAAGATATATCTACGTGGATTATGCAGCAAGGCCAGGATAAAGGGATTGAATTCGATAAAAAAACAGCCGAATTTCTTATGGAGATGTCAGGAACCGATTTACTGACGTTGGCGACGGAAGTGGATAAGCTCGCTGGCTACTTGGCGTTTAACGGTGTAGTGGACATCGATATGATTGAGCAGCTGGTCGCAAGGACACCAGAGGTGGACGTATTTCGTTTGACGGATTCATTTGTCAATAATAAACGAGCAGAATCGATCGCTGTCTATCATGACTTACTGCGTAACGGTGAAGAACCCATTATGTTGGCGTCTCTTATTGCGAGCCAGGTGCGTTTAATGATTCATGTGACAAATTTGCGAAAAAAAGGCTATCAGCAACAACAAATCGCAACAACGCTTCGTATCCATCCATATCGTGTGAAATTGATGATGCAAAGAAGATTGCCGCCTTTGCAAGTATTACTGAAAGCATTGGATGATTTAGCGACGATTGATCTGCAACTTAAAACTACGAGTGGTAATCGCCAGCGCAAACTGGAATTATTTCTAATGAATGGCCTATAA
- the rpsT gene encoding 30S ribosomal protein S20 → MPNIKGAIKRVRQSAAANEQNSNVKASMRTAIRKADAALMNNDENAEELLRNAVKQLDTAARKGLIPRNTAARQKSRLTKKAQ, encoded by the coding sequence ATGCCAAACATTAAAGGTGCTATCAAACGCGTGAGACAAAGTGCTGCTGCTAACGAGCAAAACTCTAACGTAAAAGCTTCTATGCGTACTGCAATCCGTAAAGCGGATGCGGCTCTTATGAATAATGATGAGAACGCTGAAGAACTGTTGAGAAATGCTGTGAAACAATTGGATACTGCTGCTCGTAAAGGTCTTATCCCAAGAAACACTGCTGCTCGTCAAAAATCACGTCTAACTAAAAAAGCTCAATAA
- the gpr gene encoding GPR endopeptidase, with product MSEINYYRTDLIDESDEFVRHQTESEEKKLKEMSGIRVEEQTIGRIKATTVKVTAEGEEEIGKAKGTYITLTIPTLAVHEIDELQALCELVVEKMDALIKEKLPGEVKKVLCVGLGNREITPDAVGPAVMDYVKEVIPEYYEADESGVMVYAPGVTIQTGLETASFVQAIVDQSKPDLLLVVDALAARSSARLCRTIQLTDTGIHPGSGVGNSRKELSEKSLGIPVIALGVPTVVDGPVLVADAIDTMFGYIAAKIEEDGMPSSKLSTGRFPQRSTKDADRTALGPIFGDWSSWTHEERIQLFEEVLTNQELATFISPKEIDSWVANYANALSSSLIRWIHKVNA from the coding sequence ATGAGCGAAATCAACTACTACCGCACGGATTTAATTGATGAAAGTGACGAGTTCGTCAGACATCAGACAGAGTCAGAAGAAAAGAAATTGAAGGAAATGTCCGGAATACGTGTCGAAGAACAAACCATTGGCCGAATTAAGGCAACGACTGTAAAAGTGACAGCAGAAGGTGAAGAAGAAATCGGGAAAGCGAAAGGTACATATATTACGCTGACGATTCCGACACTTGCTGTTCACGAAATCGATGAGCTTCAAGCGTTATGTGAACTGGTGGTCGAAAAAATGGATGCATTAATTAAGGAAAAGTTACCGGGCGAAGTAAAAAAAGTATTGTGTGTCGGTCTTGGCAACCGCGAAATTACGCCAGACGCTGTGGGGCCTGCTGTTATGGATTATGTGAAGGAAGTAATACCCGAATATTACGAAGCGGACGAGAGTGGTGTGATGGTCTATGCGCCGGGCGTAACCATTCAGACGGGTTTAGAAACTGCTTCATTCGTTCAAGCGATTGTGGATCAAAGTAAACCTGATCTGTTGCTCGTCGTCGATGCACTTGCCGCGAGAAGTAGCGCAAGACTTTGCCGCACGATACAGCTGACGGATACCGGTATTCATCCAGGCTCGGGTGTAGGGAACAGCCGCAAAGAGTTATCGGAAAAAAGTCTCGGCATCCCTGTCATTGCATTAGGTGTCCCAACCGTCGTGGATGGACCGGTGCTAGTGGCGGATGCGATTGATACCATGTTTGGCTATATCGCAGCGAAAATAGAAGAAGACGGTATGCCTTCATCCAAACTTTCCACCGGCCGATTTCCACAACGCTCAACCAAAGATGCGGATCGCACAGCGCTAGGTCCTATATTCGGTGATTGGTCATCATGGACGCATGAAGAACGAATTCAATTATTTGAAGAAGTGCTGACTAATCAGGAATTAGCGACATTTATCTCCCCGAAAGAAATTGATTCATGGGTAGCAAACTACGCAAATGCATTATCTTCTTCATTAATAAGATGGATTCATAAAGTAAATGCATGA
- the spoIIP gene encoding stage II sporulation protein P has protein sequence MKKTLQIWMSVIFVLFIFPVVLQYVPKQPTIPAALSIKEPGMIVYASNVLEEDIKPKVQGNVLIYTTHAHEAYEPITKAANGKVAVSHHSENIVKVGARLKENLLAHGLAAEQLDIDIVKIMQQKKIPYHRSYAAIRPYVEKKVNEGSYDLVIDMHRDSLGPSKTTITHDGQRYAKVAFVIGRDHPYYERNLAKAKQLKNEMEKLVPGITREIIIKGGRGVDGKYNQDLNTSIILVEMGGVGNTEAEINQTVSVVGESISAMMIVQ, from the coding sequence ATGAAAAAAACTTTGCAAATCTGGATGAGCGTTATTTTTGTATTGTTCATCTTTCCTGTCGTACTGCAGTACGTTCCCAAACAGCCGACCATACCTGCTGCCCTCTCGATAAAGGAACCGGGGATGATTGTCTATGCATCTAATGTGTTGGAAGAGGATATTAAGCCGAAAGTACAAGGAAATGTCTTGATTTATACGACTCACGCGCATGAAGCGTACGAACCTATTACGAAGGCAGCGAACGGGAAAGTAGCCGTATCTCATCATTCCGAGAATATTGTAAAAGTGGGCGCGCGACTGAAAGAGAATTTACTTGCACATGGTCTTGCGGCAGAACAGCTTGATATTGATATTGTGAAAATCATGCAACAAAAAAAGATACCGTATCATCGCTCGTATGCTGCGATTCGGCCGTATGTAGAGAAGAAGGTCAACGAAGGGTCGTATGATTTAGTCATCGACATGCATAGAGATTCACTCGGACCTTCTAAAACGACGATCACACACGACGGGCAACGCTATGCAAAAGTAGCGTTTGTTATCGGAAGGGACCATCCGTATTACGAACGGAACTTGGCTAAAGCGAAGCAATTGAAAAATGAAATGGAAAAATTAGTGCCGGGTATTACGCGCGAAATCATTATTAAAGGTGGCCGTGGAGTAGACGGTAAATACAATCAAGATTTAAATACAAGCATCATTTTAGTCGAAATGGGTGGCGTAGGTAATACGGAAGCGGAGATCAATCAAACGGTATCGGTCGTTGGAGAATCTATTTCCGCTATGATGATCGTGCAATAA
- the lepA gene encoding translation elongation factor 4: MNQEQRTARQKNIRNFSIIAHIDHGKSTLADRILEKTEIVKTRNMKSQSLDSMDLERERGITIKLNAVQLVYTAKNGEDYTLHLIDTPGHVDFTYEVSRSLAACEGAILVVDSAQGIEAQTLANVYLALDNDLEILPVINKIDLPAADPDRVKQEIEDVIGLDASEAVLASAKSGIGIDEILEQIVEKVPAPQGDPEAPLKALIFDSHYDQYKGVIVNIRIVEGKVKPGDRIRMMATGKEFEVLELGVFTPSISPRDELTVGDVGFLSASIKTVGDTRVGDTITLVDDPAEEALPGYRRMNPMVFCGLYPIDTSKYNDLREALEKLELNDSALEYEPETSQALGFGYRCGFLGLLHMEIIQERIEREFNIDLITTAPSVIYKVNLTDGTTMSVDNPSMMPSAQKVDYVEEPYVKASIMVPNDYVGAVMELCQRKRGDFLTMDYMDASRVNIIYELPLAEIVYDFFDQLKSSTKGYASLDYELIGYKQSKLVKMDILLNGETVDALSFIVHNDFSYERGKAIVEKLKSLIPRQQFEVPVQAAIGQKIVARSTIKSMGKNVLAKCYGGDISRKRKLLEKQKEGKKKMKQVGSVEVPQEAFMAVLKMDED, encoded by the coding sequence ATGAATCAAGAGCAGAGAACAGCACGTCAAAAAAACATCCGAAATTTTTCTATCATTGCCCATATCGACCACGGGAAGTCCACGCTGGCTGATCGGATTTTGGAAAAAACGGAAATAGTGAAAACTCGTAATATGAAGTCACAATCATTGGATTCGATGGACCTAGAACGTGAACGTGGTATTACCATTAAATTGAATGCCGTTCAGTTAGTCTATACGGCAAAGAATGGCGAAGACTATACGTTACACTTGATCGATACACCAGGACACGTCGATTTCACATATGAAGTATCCAGAAGTTTAGCGGCTTGTGAAGGTGCTATTCTTGTAGTGGATTCTGCGCAAGGTATCGAAGCGCAAACATTGGCGAACGTTTACTTAGCGCTAGACAATGATTTGGAAATATTACCTGTTATCAATAAAATCGACCTTCCGGCAGCTGATCCCGATCGTGTGAAACAGGAAATTGAAGATGTAATCGGATTAGATGCATCGGAGGCAGTGTTAGCTTCTGCGAAATCTGGAATTGGGATTGATGAAATCTTGGAACAGATCGTAGAAAAAGTGCCGGCACCTCAAGGTGATCCAGAAGCGCCATTAAAGGCATTGATCTTTGACTCTCATTATGATCAATATAAAGGAGTTATCGTCAATATCCGTATCGTAGAAGGAAAAGTAAAACCAGGCGATAGAATCCGTATGATGGCGACGGGTAAGGAATTTGAAGTATTGGAGCTAGGTGTTTTCACTCCTAGTATTTCTCCGCGTGACGAATTGACTGTAGGTGATGTAGGGTTCTTGTCCGCTTCCATTAAAACGGTCGGCGATACACGAGTAGGGGATACTATCACGCTTGTCGATGACCCTGCAGAGGAAGCATTGCCAGGTTATCGTCGTATGAATCCAATGGTATTCTGCGGACTGTATCCAATCGATACATCTAAATACAACGATTTACGTGAAGCGCTTGAGAAATTGGAGCTAAATGACTCTGCACTTGAATATGAGCCAGAGACATCCCAGGCATTAGGGTTCGGTTACCGTTGTGGTTTCCTTGGCTTGTTGCATATGGAAATCATTCAAGAACGAATCGAACGTGAATTCAACATTGATTTAATTACAACAGCACCAAGCGTTATTTATAAAGTAAACTTAACAGACGGCACGACGATGAGCGTAGATAACCCGTCGATGATGCCTAGCGCACAAAAGGTAGACTATGTGGAAGAGCCTTATGTTAAAGCATCCATCATGGTACCGAATGATTATGTTGGAGCCGTCATGGAGCTCTGTCAGCGTAAACGTGGAGACTTCCTGACAATGGATTACATGGACGCATCACGTGTCAATATTATATATGAACTGCCATTAGCTGAAATTGTCTATGACTTCTTTGACCAATTAAAATCCAGTACAAAAGGGTATGCGTCACTGGATTACGAATTAATTGGCTATAAGCAGTCGAAACTCGTTAAGATGGACATTTTGTTAAACGGCGAAACTGTGGATGCGTTAAGCTTTATCGTGCACAATGACTTTAGTTACGAACGTGGAAAGGCAATCGTTGAAAAACTGAAATCGTTAATTCCAAGACAACAGTTTGAAGTGCCTGTCCAAGCAGCAATCGGTCAAAAAATTGTGGCACGTTCAACGATTAAATCTATGGGTAAAAACGTTTTAGCGAAATGTTACGGTGGGGATATCTCCCGTAAGCGTAAACTGCTTGAGAAACAAAAAGAAGGTAAGAAGAAGATGAAGCAAGTTGGCTCGGTGGAAGTTCCACAAGAAGCGTTCATGGCTGTTCTGAAGATGGATGAAGATTAA
- the hemW gene encoding radical SAM family heme chaperone HemW — protein sequence MRGVYIHIPFCQQICHYCDFNKVFLKNQPVDQYIESIGKEFSYMKEAGYSFEEVETVFLGGGTPTALNVPQLDRLLTIVSQYIDVTALKEFTTEANPDDLSEGQLAILKEKGVNRLSIGVQTFNERLLKQIGRTHSNEDVENVIKAARKVGFENISIDLMYSLPTQTVKEWEETLDRALALDLPHYSAYSLIVEPKTVFYNRMVKGKLPLPGEDMEAEMFAMVIDRMNAAGRDQYEISNFAKPDHLSFHNLIYWENSHYAGIGAGAHGYIGKDRYANVGPLTHYINLLDEGKLPHKEVHEVTLAEAMEEEMFLGLRIIEGVSIKEFERKFQRPMREVFGKPIEKLQQQGLLQIDGDHLRLTRKGVFQGNTVFQEFLLGD from the coding sequence ATGCGGGGAGTATATATCCACATACCGTTTTGCCAGCAAATTTGTCATTATTGCGATTTCAATAAAGTATTTCTTAAAAACCAACCGGTTGATCAATACATCGAATCAATCGGCAAAGAGTTTTCTTATATGAAAGAAGCGGGATATTCATTTGAAGAAGTGGAAACCGTCTTTTTAGGCGGTGGCACACCGACAGCACTGAACGTTCCGCAGCTCGATCGGTTACTAACGATCGTTTCACAATATATCGACGTCACGGCATTAAAGGAATTCACGACAGAAGCAAACCCTGATGATTTATCAGAAGGACAACTTGCTATATTGAAGGAAAAAGGCGTAAACCGCTTGTCGATCGGTGTACAGACATTTAATGAACGACTACTGAAACAAATTGGGCGTACGCATTCCAATGAAGACGTGGAGAACGTGATCAAAGCAGCACGCAAAGTTGGCTTCGAAAATATTAGCATCGATTTGATGTACAGCTTACCTACGCAGACGGTGAAAGAATGGGAAGAGACACTGGATCGGGCATTGGCGCTTGATTTGCCTCATTACTCAGCTTATTCATTGATCGTGGAGCCAAAGACGGTCTTTTACAACCGAATGGTCAAAGGGAAGCTACCCTTGCCAGGAGAAGACATGGAAGCAGAAATGTTTGCGATGGTGATCGATCGCATGAATGCAGCAGGACGCGATCAATATGAAATCAGTAATTTTGCTAAACCTGACCATCTTTCGTTTCATAACCTGATTTATTGGGAAAACTCCCACTATGCAGGTATTGGGGCGGGTGCGCACGGTTATATCGGCAAAGACCGTTATGCGAACGTCGGACCGTTGACACATTACATTAACTTATTGGATGAAGGAAAGTTGCCCCATAAAGAGGTACATGAAGTAACTCTTGCGGAAGCGATGGAAGAAGAAATGTTCCTCGGTTTACGAATTATTGAAGGAGTATCGATAAAAGAATTCGAACGGAAATTCCAGCGCCCGATGCGTGAAGTATTCGGCAAACCGATAGAAAAATTACAGCAGCAGGGGCTTTTGCAAATCGATGGAGACCATCTCCGTTTGACTAGAAAAGGTGTTTTCCAAGGGAACACCGTATTTCAAGAATTTTTATTAGGAGATTGA
- the hrcA gene encoding heat-inducible transcriptional repressor HrcA, whose protein sequence is MLTNRQLLILQLTVKDFIESAQPVGSRQLSKKPEAPFSSATIRNDMADLEDMGYLEKTHTSSGRVPSEKGYRFYVDHLLKPQALGLEDSLQLRTMFQERVGESEELIRKSATILSDLTNYTSILLGPDTSTHAVKKFSIVPLDQQRAVAIIVTDNGHVENRIFDVPPGLTASEIEKTVNILNERLIGTSLVQLQQKLQLEAKHVFEQHIHQAEQLFSSLQQAMAVEPEERLYFGGKLNMWKQPEFHDFQKMQSFFELIEKGNPAMGLFHKNEQGIQVRIGSENNVIEMEDYSVITSTYSAGENMEGSIAIIGPKRMDYGRVITLLDILSSDLSSALHRLTIGKDGNGRQDT, encoded by the coding sequence ATGTTGACAAACAGACAATTGCTCATACTACAATTGACAGTGAAAGATTTCATCGAGTCTGCTCAACCGGTTGGTTCCAGACAACTGTCGAAAAAGCCGGAAGCGCCATTTAGTTCGGCAACCATTCGGAATGACATGGCGGATCTGGAGGATATGGGTTATTTAGAAAAGACTCACACATCATCTGGAAGAGTACCTTCCGAAAAAGGCTATCGGTTCTATGTGGATCATTTATTGAAACCACAAGCTCTAGGCCTGGAAGATAGCTTACAGTTGCGTACGATGTTTCAGGAAAGAGTAGGAGAGTCTGAAGAGTTAATTCGGAAATCCGCAACCATACTCTCCGACTTGACGAATTACACGTCGATCCTTCTCGGACCTGACACGTCTACGCATGCCGTCAAGAAATTCTCTATTGTTCCATTGGACCAACAACGGGCAGTGGCGATTATCGTAACGGATAATGGACATGTGGAAAACCGAATTTTTGATGTGCCACCTGGACTCACTGCTTCGGAAATTGAGAAGACGGTAAACATTTTAAATGAACGCCTAATCGGCACATCGCTTGTGCAGTTGCAGCAAAAATTGCAACTCGAAGCGAAACATGTATTTGAACAGCATATTCACCAAGCCGAACAACTATTCAGCTCGTTGCAGCAAGCAATGGCAGTGGAGCCTGAAGAGCGATTGTACTTTGGCGGCAAATTGAATATGTGGAAACAGCCGGAATTTCACGACTTCCAGAAGATGCAATCATTTTTTGAGCTGATAGAGAAAGGCAATCCTGCCATGGGACTTTTCCATAAAAACGAACAAGGAATTCAAGTTCGTATTGGCTCTGAAAACAATGTGATTGAAATGGAAGACTACAGCGTGATTACTTCCACGTACTCGGCAGGAGAGAATATGGAAGGTTCCATTGCAATTATCGGTCCGAAGCGGATGGATTACGGAAGAGTCATTACATTGCTCGATATACTAAGCAGTGATTTATCTTCTGCACTTCATCGGTTAACTATCGGAAAAGACGGGAACGGGAGGCAAGACACGTGA
- the grpE gene encoding nucleotide exchange factor GrpE: MKENQEFEEQLDENLSDQEQEQNDAADQPEVEVVEELTTEQELEKKIDELTKALEEEEGKKLRVMADMENVKRRASLDYQTLQTYRAQNVMVNILPVLDNFERALSVEAKEEETKALLTGMEMVYRSLVEALKSDGLEEIEALDQEFDPNFHQAVMTGNEEDKDSGIVLEELQKGYKLKERVLRPSMVKVNE, translated from the coding sequence GTGAAAGAAAACCAAGAGTTCGAAGAGCAGCTAGATGAAAATCTTTCCGACCAAGAGCAAGAACAAAACGATGCGGCAGATCAACCAGAAGTTGAAGTTGTCGAAGAGCTCACTACAGAACAAGAACTTGAGAAAAAAATAGATGAATTAACGAAAGCTCTTGAAGAAGAAGAGGGTAAGAAATTACGCGTAATGGCAGATATGGAAAACGTCAAGAGACGAGCTTCACTCGATTATCAAACATTGCAAACATACCGTGCACAAAACGTCATGGTGAATATTTTGCCTGTACTGGATAACTTCGAACGTGCACTATCTGTTGAGGCGAAAGAAGAAGAAACGAAAGCCCTCTTAACGGGTATGGAAATGGTTTACCGTTCATTAGTAGAAGCTTTAAAATCTGACGGACTGGAAGAAATCGAAGCGCTTGATCAAGAATTCGATCCGAACTTCCACCAGGCAGTCATGACAGGCAATGAAGAAGATAAAGATTCTGGAATTGTTTTGGAAGAACTGCAAAAAGGATACAAGCTAAAAGAACGTGTACTACGACCATCCATGGTTAAAGTAAACGAATAA
- the dnaK gene encoding molecular chaperone DnaK gives MSKIIGIDLGTTNSVVAVYEGGEAKVIPNPEGNRTSPSVVAFKNGERQVGEVAKRQSITNPNTIMSVKRHMGTDFKVEVDGQEYSPQEVSAMILQYMKGYAEEYLGEKVTKAVVTVPAYFNDAQRQATKDAGKIAGLEVERIINEPTAAALAYGLDKTEEDQTILVYDLGGGTFDVSILELGDGVFQVRSTAGDNKLGGDDFDDIIMDYLVQEFRKENSIDLSKDKMAMQRLKDAAEKAKKDLSGVTSTSISLPFITAGEAGPLHLEITLTRGKFDELTANLVERSMIPTRQALKDADLSASDIDRVILVGGSTRIPAVQEAIKKVTGKEPFKGVNPDEVVAMGAAVQGSILTGDVKDVVLLDVTPLSLGIETMGSVFTKLIDRNTTIPTSKSQVFSTAADNQPAVDIHVLQGERPMATDNKTLGRFQLTDIPPAPRGVPQIEVTFDIDKNGIVNVKAKDMGTQKEQNITIQSSSGLSDEEIDQMVKDAEAHAEEDKKRKEEAELRNEADQLVFMAEKTLKDIEGKVDEAEVKDAEAALEELKAANESGDLEEIRTKKEKLDELVQALSVKLYEQAAAEAQAAQGDAQPGQEDDSVVDADFEEVEDDKDNKDTK, from the coding sequence ATGAGTAAAATTATCGGTATTGACTTAGGAACAACAAACTCAGTAGTAGCAGTATATGAAGGCGGAGAAGCAAAAGTAATTCCGAACCCTGAAGGTAACAGAACATCACCATCTGTTGTCGCATTCAAAAACGGCGAACGCCAAGTAGGGGAAGTAGCAAAACGTCAATCGATCACAAACCCTAACACGATCATGTCGGTTAAAAGACATATGGGTACGGACTTTAAAGTAGAAGTGGATGGCCAAGAATACTCTCCACAAGAAGTGTCTGCTATGATCCTTCAATACATGAAGGGCTATGCTGAAGAATACTTAGGCGAAAAAGTAACGAAGGCTGTTGTTACAGTTCCTGCGTACTTTAACGATGCACAGCGTCAAGCTACAAAAGATGCTGGTAAAATCGCTGGTCTTGAAGTAGAGCGCATCATCAACGAGCCAACAGCAGCTGCACTTGCTTATGGTTTGGATAAAACAGAAGAAGATCAAACTATCCTAGTCTATGACCTGGGTGGCGGTACGTTTGACGTATCGATCCTTGAACTAGGTGACGGAGTATTCCAAGTACGTTCAACAGCAGGTGACAATAAACTTGGTGGAGACGACTTTGACGATATTATTATGGATTACCTAGTACAGGAATTCCGTAAAGAAAACTCTATTGATCTTTCCAAAGATAAAATGGCTATGCAACGTCTAAAAGATGCAGCTGAAAAAGCGAAGAAAGATTTGTCTGGTGTTACATCCACTTCAATCTCACTTCCGTTCATCACAGCTGGAGAAGCAGGACCATTACACTTGGAAATTACATTGACTCGCGGGAAATTCGACGAATTGACAGCGAACCTGGTAGAACGCTCTATGATTCCAACTCGTCAAGCATTAAAAGACGCAGATCTTTCAGCATCTGATATCGACCGTGTCATCTTGGTTGGTGGTTCTACTCGAATTCCTGCTGTACAAGAAGCAATCAAAAAAGTAACAGGTAAAGAGCCGTTTAAAGGCGTAAACCCAGACGAAGTAGTAGCAATGGGTGCGGCAGTTCAAGGTTCAATCCTAACAGGAGACGTAAAAGACGTAGTACTTCTTGACGTAACACCTCTATCACTAGGCATTGAAACAATGGGCTCTGTGTTCACAAAACTAATCGACCGCAATACGACAATCCCTACTAGTAAGTCACAAGTGTTCTCTACAGCAGCTGACAACCAGCCAGCAGTAGATATCCATGTCTTGCAAGGTGAGCGTCCGATGGCGACTGACAATAAAACACTAGGTCGCTTCCAATTGACGGATATTCCACCAGCACCACGTGGCGTTCCGCAAATCGAAGTAACATTCGACATTGATAAGAACGGTATCGTCAATGTTAAAGCGAAAGATATGGGTACACAGAAAGAACAGAATATCACGATCCAATCTAGTTCAGGTCTTTCGGATGAAGAGATCGATCAAATGGTTAAAGATGCAGAAGCACACGCTGAAGAAGATAAAAAGCGTAAAGAAGAAGCAGAACTTCGCAACGAAGCGGATCAGTTAGTATTCATGGCTGAAAAGACACTTAAAGATATCGAAGGCAAAGTGGATGAAGCAGAAGTGAAAGATGCGGAAGCAGCATTAGAAGAATTGAAAGCTGCTAACGAATCTGGAGATCTCGAAGAAATTCGTACGAAGAAAGAAAAACTTGACGAATTAGTCCAAGCTCTATCTGTAAAACTATACGAGCAAGCTGCTGCTGAAGCACAAGCTGCACAAGGCGATGCACAACCTGGTCAAGAAGACGACAGTGTAGTAGATGCAGATTTCGAAGAAGTAGAAGACGATAAAGATAACAAAGATACTAAATAA